From the genome of Desulfobaculum xiamenense:
TACAAGCCAGTACGTCGGACGTGTCCGCGCGGTCATCGCGCGGCGCGCCACCCACTGGAGGAGAGCGTGAGCGAACCGGTCATCGAAATGCGCGACGTGGCCTTTGCCTATGATGGCGGCGGGCGCATCCTGAATAATGTGAACCTCGTTGTGGAACGGGGCGACTATCTTGCCGTGCTCGGGCCGAACGGCGGCGGAAAGAGCACGCTGCTCAAGCTGATTCTCGGCGTGGTCCAGCCCGTGGCCGGACGTGTCGAGGTCTTCGGGCGCAACGCCGCGCATGTTGCGTCGCGCGTGGGATATATGCCGCAGCTCAACGACGCGTCCCGTCTGTTTCCTGTTTCCGTGTTGGGCGTGACGCTCATGGGACTCATTGGTGCTACCAGCCGGGGCTTCCTTTTTTCGCGGGAGGAAAAGGAGCGCGCCGAGGCCGCGCTCGATCGCGTGGGCATGCTCGAATACCGCGACCGCCGCATCGACCGGCTTTCCGGCGGGCAGCGTCAGCGGGTGTACATTGCCCGTGCGCTGGTCTCCGGGCCGGACCTGCTGCTGCTCGACGAGCCGACGGCCAGCGTGGACGCGGGCGGCCGTACCGCGCTGCTCGATCTGTTGGCGGAGCTGAACCGCGAGATGACCATCGTTCACGTCAGCCACGACTTGAGCGTGGTCGCTGCGGGCGCGCACAGCGTGGCCTGCGTCAACCGCACCCTGCATTTCCATGATCGACCGGAGATTACCCGCGACATGCTGATGATGATGTATGGCGGCGAACCCGAGGGGCCGTGCCCCGTCGAGGTCTTCGCCCATGGCGACGTGCCGCACCGGGTGGTCGCCCATTGCGAGCATTGCCACGTGCATGACGAGGCTGAGGAGGGCGCGGAACGATGATCGACGCGCTCCAGTTCGAATTCATGCGCAACGCGCTGTGGGCGGGTCTGCTGGCCAGCATCGCCTGCGGCGTCATTGGCTCCCTCGTGGTGGTGAACCGCATCGTGTTCCTGTCCGGCGCGGTGGCCCATGCGGCCTACGGCGGGCTGGGGCTCGCCTCGTTCATGGGCTGGCCCGTGCTGCCCTGCACGGTGGGCTTCTCCCTTGCCGCCAGCGGGGCCATGGCCGCAGTCACCGCGCGCGACATGCGCCGCGCGGATACCGTCATCGGCGTGATGTGGGCGGGCGGCATGGCGCTCGGCATCATCCTTCTCGACTTCACACCCGGCTACAATGTGGACCTCATGAGCTTCCTGTTCGGCAGTATCCTCGCCGTGCCGACGCCGGATTTGTGGCTCATGGCCGGGCTTGATGTGCTCATCGTGGGGACTGCCCTGTATTTTTACAAGGACTTCGAGGTCATGTCCTACGATGCGGAGTTCGCCGCCGTGCGCGGCGTGCCGGTCCGCGTGCTGCATTTCGTGCTGCTTGGCATGATCGGCGCGTCGGTGGTCATGGTCATCCGCGTGGTCGGCCTGATTCTCGTCATCGCGCTTCTGTCCATTCCGCCGGGCATGGTCATGGGACGCGCCCCGTCGCTCCTGTCGATGATGTGGCGCTCCGCGCTACTGTCCACGGCGTTTTGCGTGGCGGGGCTCATGCTTGCGTATCATTTCGATCTCACCACCGGTGCGGCCATCATCGCCGTGGCCGTGGTCGCCTACGTGGCTTGCGGTGCCGTTTCTCGCGTGCGGACGCATATTGGACGTACGCGCGGCTGATTGTGCCGTGCCGGGATGTTGGCGATTGGCGCGCGAAAAAGGGCCGGGGAGTAATCCCCGGCCCTTTTCGTGCCATTGGCTATCGTTTTGGGCGGGCTAGCACCCGAAGCGGATGGTGAACGACGTCCCGCCGTCGCATGAGACGTTCATATCGCCCCGCAACTGCTGCACGAGGTTGACCACGAGCTGCATGCCGAGCGTCTCGCTCTGCTCCCAGTCGAAGTCTTTCGGAAGCCCTTGACCGTCATCGCGAACCCACAGTTCCACCTTGCTACCGTTGGAGACAAGGCCCACGGAGAGCGTGCCGCTGGCGGCGTTGCCCCACGCGTACTTGAGGGCGTTGGTGACCAGTTCGTTGATGATGAGGCTGGTGGGAATGGCGCAGTCCACGGGCAGGTACACGTCGTCCACTTCGAGGTTCAGGGCGATGGTGCGCGTGGACGCGTGGTAGGTCTGCATGAGGTAGCCGACGAAGTTTTCGAGGTACTCGCGGTAGTCGATGCGGGCGAGGTCCTGCGACTGGTAGAGCTTTTCGTGCACCAGCGCCATGGATTTCACCCGGCTTCGGCTTTCCGTGAAGATGGCCAGCGCGTCTTCGTCGCGGATGTGTTGCGACTGGAGATAGAGCAGGCTTGAGATGATCTGGAGGTTGTTCTTGACGCGATGATGGATCTCCTTGAGCAGGACTTCCTTTTCGCGCAGGGATTCCACGAGGCGGGCCTCGGCGCGTTCGCGTTCGCGCATCTGTTCGTTGAGCCTGTGGTTGGCTTCGAGCAGCTCGTGCGTGCGGCGCTCCACGTCCCGTTCCAGTTCCTCGCGATAGCGGACGCGTCGGTGCAGTTGCTGCGCGCGTTCGAGGGCCTTGCCCACCGCGCGGTGCAGCACGTCCATGTCCTGTATGGGCTTGGTCACGAAGTCCCACGCGCCAAGGCGCAAGGCCTCGATGGCGTCGTGCAGCACGCCTGTTCCGCTGACGACGATGACCGGCGTCAGCGGCGATTCCCGCGTCACGCTGGCCAGCACGTCCAGCCCGTCGATTTCGGGCATGCGCAGGTCCACGAGAACGAGGTCTGGCGATTCCGAACGGAAGACCTCCAGCCCGCGACGTCCGTTTTCCGCCTGCAGGACGCCGTATCCGCAATCTTCGAGGTAGGCCTCGATGCTGTCGCGGATGACGGCTTCGTCGTCGATGGTGAGGATCATCTTCGGCTCTGCGTCGAAGGACGCGAATTCGTCCGCATTGCGCGTGATGCCCGACATGTCGGTCTCATTCATGGCGCACCGCCTGTGCTGCGTTGAGAATCCAGTCGTGATGGATGGTTGGATGAGTTTGGGGCCACTCTACTCCGTTTGGCTGAAAAGAGTCAAAGCGTTTGTCATGTTATGCGTAGCGGGTGGCGTGGCATTCATGATGTACGGTGCCGGAAC
Proteins encoded in this window:
- a CDS encoding ABC transporter ATP-binding protein, with the protein product MSEPVIEMRDVAFAYDGGGRILNNVNLVVERGDYLAVLGPNGGGKSTLLKLILGVVQPVAGRVEVFGRNAAHVASRVGYMPQLNDASRLFPVSVLGVTLMGLIGATSRGFLFSREEKERAEAALDRVGMLEYRDRRIDRLSGGQRQRVYIARALVSGPDLLLLDEPTASVDAGGRTALLDLLAELNREMTIVHVSHDLSVVAAGAHSVACVNRTLHFHDRPEITRDMLMMMYGGEPEGPCPVEVFAHGDVPHRVVAHCEHCHVHDEAEEGAER
- a CDS encoding metal ABC transporter permease yields the protein MIDALQFEFMRNALWAGLLASIACGVIGSLVVVNRIVFLSGAVAHAAYGGLGLASFMGWPVLPCTVGFSLAASGAMAAVTARDMRRADTVIGVMWAGGMALGIILLDFTPGYNVDLMSFLFGSILAVPTPDLWLMAGLDVLIVGTALYFYKDFEVMSYDAEFAAVRGVPVRVLHFVLLGMIGASVVMVIRVVGLILVIALLSIPPGMVMGRAPSLLSMMWRSALLSTAFCVAGLMLAYHFDLTTGAAIIAVAVVAYVACGAVSRVRTHIGRTRG
- a CDS encoding histidine kinase dimerization/phosphoacceptor domain -containing protein encodes the protein MNETDMSGITRNADEFASFDAEPKMILTIDDEAVIRDSIEAYLEDCGYGVLQAENGRRGLEVFRSESPDLVLVDLRMPEIDGLDVLASVTRESPLTPVIVVSGTGVLHDAIEALRLGAWDFVTKPIQDMDVLHRAVGKALERAQQLHRRVRYREELERDVERRTHELLEANHRLNEQMRERERAEARLVESLREKEVLLKEIHHRVKNNLQIISSLLYLQSQHIRDEDALAIFTESRSRVKSMALVHEKLYQSQDLARIDYREYLENFVGYLMQTYHASTRTIALNLEVDDVYLPVDCAIPTSLIINELVTNALKYAWGNAASGTLSVGLVSNGSKVELWVRDDGQGLPKDFDWEQSETLGMQLVVNLVQQLRGDMNVSCDGGTSFTIRFGC